CGCCGCGGTGATCCTCACGACGCCGTCGAACCCGACCGGCCGGGTGTTCGACCCCGACGAGTGCCGGGCGATCGTCGAGGCCGCGGCCGACCACGACGCCTACGTGATCGCCGACGAGGTCTACCTGGGACTCACCTACGACGGTCCGGCGGATGGGATCGCCGCGTACACCGACCACCCCGAGCACGTGCTGACGATCGGCTCCTGTTCGAAGGCGTACGCGATGACCGGCTGGCGCCTCGGCTGGCTCGCCGGTGACAGCCACGTCATCGAGGACGTCCTCACCGTCCGTGAGTCGACGACGGCGTGCGCCTCGAGCGTCGCCCAGCACGCCGCGATCGCAGCCCTGACGGGGCCACAGGAGCCGTTCGAGGAGATGCACGACGCGTTCCGCGAACGGCGCGACCTCGTCGTCGACCGCGTCGACGCCATCGACGGGCTCTCCTGTCCGCGCCCGGAGGGGGCGTTCTACGCGTTCCTCGATCCGGGCGTCGACGACGATAGCCTCTCGATCGCGACGCGCCTGCTCGAGGATCACGGCGTCGTCCTCGCCCCCGGTGACGGCTTCGGCGAGACGGCACCCGGTCGGCTTCGCCTCTCCTTTGCGAACTCCCTCGAGCGACTCGAGGAAGGGTTCGACCGCCTCGAGGACGGGCTGGCGACGATGCGGTGAGTCGAGCGACTACGCCTCGGAACGTATCCGAAGCCGGACGTCGTCGGGATCGCGAATCTCGAGCCCGCCGTCGACGTCGCGAACGTCCACCTCGACTTCTCGGAGGCCGCGGCGGACGGCCTCGAGCGTCGCTTCGTCGGGGACGAGCAGTTCGACCCAGGCCAGTCCGCGCCCGCCCGCCGGTTGCGACCGGCCGGCCCACGTGTTCAGGCCGAGGTGGTGGTGGTAGTCCCCCGCGGCGAGAAACAGCGCCGCGCGGATCTCCGTCTGGACGCCCAGCCCGAGGGTATCGGCGTAAAATTTCCGCGCATTCTCGAGCGAGGTGACCTCGAGGTGAACGTGTCCGACGGTCGTCTCGTCCGGTACGGCGGCGGCACCGTCGGAGTGTGCCGCGACGGTTTCGAGATCGAGCGGGACGGTCCCGATCCGGATCGTGCCGTCGTCGCGTCGCGGCCACTCGGCGCGGGGCAGGTCGCGGTAGATCTCGACGCCGTTCCCCTCGGGATCGGTGACGTAGAGCGCTTCGCTCACGTAGTGATCGGACGCGCCGTCGAGTTGCCAG
The sequence above is drawn from the Natrononativus amylolyticus genome and encodes:
- a CDS encoding pyridoxal phosphate-dependent aminotransferase, with protein sequence MPTPTDRVRGADRSSIRVMYDLAQRQGGDLVRLEVGEPDFDTPEHVIDAAARAAREGATHYTSNAGLPACRRAISETLAERYGVRHDPDEIVVTVGGMEALHLAVLATVSPGEELVVPGPTWPNYETQARLADGSLREVALPAATGFDLDADRVIEAMGDETAAVILTTPSNPTGRVFDPDECRAIVEAAADHDAYVIADEVYLGLTYDGPADGIAAYTDHPEHVLTIGSCSKAYAMTGWRLGWLAGDSHVIEDVLTVRESTTACASSVAQHAAIAALTGPQEPFEEMHDAFRERRDLVVDRVDAIDGLSCPRPEGAFYAFLDPGVDDDSLSIATRLLEDHGVVLAPGDGFGETAPGRLRLSFANSLERLEEGFDRLEDGLATMR
- a CDS encoding VOC family protein, which codes for MTHAPIIPETTRIGRVSLRVENLEDVLEFYRDVVGLAVLSRSDATATLGAGETPLLVLHRDASASPRSHDQAGLFHTAVLVPSRAALGAALERIRYRWQLDGASDHYVSEALYVTDPEGNGVEIYRDLPRAEWPRRDDGTIRIGTVPLDLETVAAHSDGAAAVPDETTVGHVHLEVTSLENARKFYADTLGLGVQTEIRAALFLAAGDYHHHLGLNTWAGRSQPAGGRGLAWVELLVPDEATLEAVRRGLREVEVDVRDVDGGLEIRDPDDVRLRIRSEA